The DNA window CTTGGTGCGCTGAACGAAGATGCACTGGGACCTCAGCCAGATCGATCGCTGGATGGCCTTGCTGCTGTGGCCCATGAGCCGGGTCACCGGGCTGATGCTGACTGCACCGATCTTCAGCGCCAGCGGCCTCCCCTCCCTGGTCCGCATCGTGATCGCGATGGCCCTGACTCTGGCCATCATTCCGGCCGAAGCACCCATGCCTGCGCTGGACATCCTCAGCTGGGCAAGCCTTCTGGTGATCGTCCAGCAGCTGATCATCGGCCTGCTGATGGGCATGACCCTGAAGCTGGTGTTCGAAGCCGTCAGCTATGGCGGTCAGCTGATCGCCAACGCCATGGGACTGGGCTTCGCCTCCGTGATCGACCCCACCCAGGGGGGTGATACGCCCCTGATCGGACAGTTCCAGACCGTCATGGTCAGTCTGTTGTTTCTGGCCATGAACGGACATCTTGCCCTGATCGGGATGCTGGCCGACAGCATGCGGAGCCTTCCACCCTCGCGACTGTCGGCCACGATGAGCTGGGAGCTGCTCAGCTTCGCCTCGATCGTGTTCAGCGGTGCCGTGAGGGTCGCCCTGACCGCCATCATCGCGCTGCTGATCACCAATATCGGCTTCGGCGTGATCAGCCGGGCGGCTCCGGCCATGAACATGTTCGCACTGGGTTTCCCGATCAGCATTACCT is part of the Frateuria aurantia DSM 6220 genome and encodes:
- the fliR gene encoding flagellar biosynthetic protein FliR; its protein translation is MHWDLSQIDRWMALLLWPMSRVTGLMLTAPIFSASGLPSLVRIVIAMALTLAIIPAEAPMPALDILSWASLLVIVQQLIIGLLMGMTLKLVFEAVSYGGQLIANAMGLGFASVIDPTQGGDTPLIGQFQTVMVSLLFLAMNGHLALIGMLADSMRSLPPSRLSATMSWELLSFASIVFSGAVRVALTAIIALLITNIGFGVISRAAPAMNMFALGFPISITLGLTVFWLSQRALPGIFSSLCDQADAVLHHLIGA